The following are encoded in a window of Callithrix jacchus isolate 240 chromosome 9, calJac240_pri, whole genome shotgun sequence genomic DNA:
- the TMEM119 gene encoding transmembrane protein 119, translating into MVLAAAPGLLIPLLLLLGSVPGTNSRSVPLKTSFPEDVAGSGEAEGSSDSSPSLPPAWTPALSPTATGPQPTSLGGPSHPTNFLDGIVDFFRQYVMLIAVVGSLAFLLMFIVCAAVITRQKHKASAYYPSSFPKKKYVDQTDRAGGSRAFSEVPDRAPDSRPEEALDSSQQLQADILAATQNLRSPTRPAPGGGDGARMVEGRGTEEEKGSQDGNQEVQGHGVPVETPEVQEEPCSGGPEGALVAGEGQGELEGPLLLAQEAQGPEGPPKASCTCNSVHPSV; encoded by the coding sequence ATGGTTTTGGCGGCAGCCCCCGGCCTCCTCATCCCTCTGTTGCTGCTCCTGGGGTCTGTGCCTGGCACCAACTCCCGCTCTGTGCCCCTGAAGACCTCGTTCCCAGAGGACGTGGCAggtagtggggaggctgagggctcATCGGACTCCTCCCCGAGCCTCCCACCAGCTTGGACCCCAGCCCTCAGCCCCACAGCGACGGGACCCCAGCCCACATCTCTGGGGGGCCCCTCACACCCCACCAACTTCCTAGATGGGATTGTGGACTTCTTCCGCCAGTACGTGATGCTGATAGCCGTGGTGGGCTCCCTGGCCTTTCTGCTGATGTTCATTGTCTGTGCCGCAGTCATCACCCGGCAGAAGCACAAGGCCTCGGCCTATTACCCGTCATCCTTCCCCAAGAAGAAGTATGTGGACCAGACTGACCGAGCCGGGGGCTCCCGGGCCTTCAGTGAGGTCCCTGACAGGGCCCCCGACAGCCGGCCCGAGGAAGCCCTGGATTCCTCCCAGCAGCTCCAGGCCGACATCCTGGCTGCCACCCAGAACCTCAGGTCCCCCACCAGGCCTGCACCAGGTGGTGGGGATGGAGCCAGGATGGTGGAGGGCAGGGGAACGGAGGAAGAGAAGGGCAGCCAGGATGGGAACCAGGAAGTCCAGGGACATGGAGTCCCGGTGGAGACACCAGAGGTGCAGGAGGAACCATGCTCAGGGGGGCCTGAGGGGGCTCTGGTGGCCGGTGAGGGCCAAGGGGAGCTGGAAGGGCCCCTCTTGTTAGCCCAGGAAGCCCAGGGACCAGAGGGTCCCCCCAAAGCCTCCTGCACTTGCAACAGCGTCCACCCCAGTGTCTAA